The nucleotide sequence GCCGTGGTGGCGCTCAGCCATCATGAAAAATTCGATGGCAGCGGCTACCCGCACGGCCTCTCCGGCCAGGACATCCCGCTGTGGGGCCGCATTGTCGCCGTTGCCGATGTATTCGATGCCCTCACCTCGGCCCGGCCCTACAAAAATGCCTGGCCGCTGGAGCGGGCAAGGCAGCATCTGGAAGCCCAGAAGGGAGCACATTTCGACCCGGACTGCGTCGATGCCCTGTTCGCCCTCTGGCCCGAAGTCATGACCATTCGCCAACGCTATGCGGATGAGCAGGATCCACCCTCGCCACCGGCCGACAGCCGGGGAGCTGGCCATGCTTGAAACCGCAACCTTCAATGAACTCAAGATCAGCGGCAACCTGCCCTCGCCCAAGGGCAGTGTGCTTAAGGTGATGCAACTGAGCGAGCACAACAATGTGCCGCTGCCGGAACTGATCGCCGTCCTGAATACCGACCCGGTGATGATAGGCCGCCTGCTCAAGGTGGCCAATTCCGCCGCCTTCTTGCGCAGCCGGCCTGCCGTGGCACTCACCCCCGACGTGCTGATGGCCATCGGCCTGAACGCGGTACACCAGGTGGCCCTCACCTTTGCCCTGGTGGCCGAGCATCGCCGTGGCCAGTGCCGGCAATTCGACTACGACCACTACTGGTCACGTGCCCTGGCCTGCGGTACGGCCATGCAATTGCTGGGCAGCCAGCAGCGGCTGGCGCCACCCGGCGAGCTGTTTACCATCGGCATGCTGTCCTCCATCGGCCAGCTGGCCATGGCCACCCTGCACCCGGAGTCCTACGGCGAGCTGATCGCCAGCCATGGCGGCCCCTATGCCCCGGTACTGGCGCGGCTGGAGGCTGATCAGTTCGGCTATCACCACCTGGACATCGCCAGCGCGCTACTGCGCGACTGGGGCCTGCCCAAGATGTTCTGCGATGCGGTCACCCTGCACGAAGAAGCCGATGCCGCCAGTGCCAGCGACGGCTCGCGCGCCGCACGGCTGGCACTGTGCCTGCGCCTGGCGGCGCAAGTGGCCGATCTGTGTTTTCTGGATGGCGAAGCCCGCCTGCATGCCTATGAAACGGTTAAGAAGCAGGCGGCCAAGATGGAAATCGACCCGAGTCATTTCCCGCGCCTGTGCGACGAGGTGGTGCGCGAATGGCGCGAATGGAATGCCCAACTGGCCATTACCACACCGGAAGTCGAATCCTTTGCCCTGCTGGAGCGCCGCAACAGCATGGTGCCGCGCCTGCCGGAAGCCGAGGAAGAGCAGGAAGCGCTGCATATTCTGGTGGTGGAAGACGAGCCCAGCCAGCGCATGATGCTGCAACGCCTGCTGCAGATACTGGGGCATAAGGTCGAAGTGGCCGCCGATGGCCAGGAAGCCTACGACATCGTGCTCGACAAGCGCCCACAGCTGGTGATTACCGACCTGGCCATGCCCGGCCTGGACGGCCTGCAGTTGATCCGCCGCCTGCGCGCCATTCCGGAAGGCCGTCAGCTCTACATCATCGTGCTGACCATTCTGGACGATGAGGACAATCTGGCCGAGGTGTTCAGCAGCGGGGCCGACGACTTCATCAGCAAGCCGATTCCGCCACGCATCCTGCAGGCGCGGCTGAAGGCCGGCCAGCGCATCATCCAGGAGCAGCGCAGCCTGCGCCAGGAACAGGAGATGCTGCGCCGCCACCTGGAAGAGCTGTCCATCGACAACCAGCTGGCACAGGAAGCCGCCCAGACCGATGGCCTGACCGGCCTGTACAACCGCCGCTATGCCATGCGCTATCTGCCGCAGATCTGGGACGAAGCCCGGCTCAGCCAGCAAGCCCTGTCTGCGCTGATGCTGGATATCGACCACTTCAAGGTGGTGAATGACGACCACGGCCACGATGTGGGCGACATCATCCTGCAGGAATTTGCCGGCATCCTGCGGCTGTTCTGCCGCCGCTCCGACATCATCTGCCGCTTTGGCGGCGAGGAATTTCTCATCATCCTGCCGGATACCCGGCTGTCCACCGCTATCCAGGTGGCCGAACGTATCCGCTCCACCCTGGCCAACCGCAGCATGGTGGCTTCGGGGCTGGCGCTGAGCCTGACAGTCAGCATCGGCGTGGCGGAGAAAAAGCCGGCCCAGGCCAATGTCGAGGCCTTGATCAAGGCGGCGGACCAGGCGCTGTACCAGGCCAAGCGCACCGGACGCAACCGGGTGGAAGCCGCACTCTGAGCCGTCGTTTCGGCTAGCTGGAGCAGCCAAACGCACAAGGCCGGCACCCCAAGGGGGGCCGGCCTTGTACTGAGCCATGCCAAGCGTGGCGCTCAGCACGTGTTCACCATCCAGAGAATGATCAGAGATCGTCGGTATCTGCCCAGCCTTCTTGATTGCCAATGTGAAACACCTTGTCGGCCGCATCCACATCGCCCGCACCCAGCGTGGGCAAGGCCTGCAGGGCTTGGTAGATCGGCGTGAAATCGACGGCGGTGGCCTCAAACAGCTGCTGGAAGCTGTCGATGACAAAGTAGCTTTTCTGGAAGGTGTCGATGCGATAGCGCGTGCGCATCAGCCGCTGCAAATCGAAACCGATGCGGTTGGGGCTGGCACTGTCCAGGCAGTACAGTGATTCCGATTTGCTGGACAGGATGCCCGCACCGTAAATACGCATGCCTTCCGGCGTATTGATCAGGCCAAACTCCACCGTGTACCAGTACAAGCGCGCCAGCACCGGCAAAAAGCCCAGATTCTTCGCCTTCATGCCGCCCTGGCCATAAGCCTGCAGGTAGTCGGCAAACACCGGATTGATCAATAGCGGCACATGGCCGAACAGGTCATGAAACACATCCGGCTCTTGCAGGTAATCCAGCTGATGCGGCTCGCGCAGCCACCAGGTCACCGGGAAACGGCGATTGGCCAGATGCTCGAAAAACACGTCGTCCGGAATCAGGCCCGGCACGGCCACCATGCGCCAGCCGGTGGCGGCCAGCAGCTTTTCATTCAAGCGGGCAAAGTCCGGCACCCGGTCGGCATCCACCTCCAGCTGTTGCAGGCCCTGCATGAACTCGTCACAGGCGCGGCCCGGCAACATGGCACACTGGCGGCGATACAGCGTGGCCCAGGTGGCGTGGTCTTCGGCGCTATAGCGTTCCAGCGGCTGCGGCAGGGTGTAGTCGACAGGATCGTGGCGCAGTCCCTGGTTTTTACGGGTGGTGATATCGGGGACGACAAAATCGCTGCGGTCGTTCATGGCGGCAAATCCGGCGGGTGGGGATGCTTTCAGTGTAGAGGCGACAGCGTGCGGCGGGTCCGCAAGTTTTGCCTTGTCAGCAAAAAATTTGCATACTTGCCGCATCAAACAGCAAATTTACGCGGAGAATCTGCACCGATGGAACTGGATCGCTTTGACTGGCAGATTTTGCAGGCCTTGCAGCAGGATGCCCGCAGCACCCACCAGAAGCTGGCGCAGCAGATTGCCCTGTCCGCTTCGCAGATAGGCCGCCGCATCCAGCGCATGGAAGAACACGGCGTGGTGCAGGGGTATCAGGTAAGCATCCTGCCGGAAAAAATCGGCCTGTCGGTGATGGCCTTCGCCCACGTCAGCCTGGAGCGCCACAGCGAAAGTTCGCTGCGCGAATTCGCCCAGGCCATCGATGCGCTGCCGGAAGTGCTGGAATGCTACGCCACCGCCGGCGAGGCCGATTATCTGCTGCGCATCGTGGTGGAAGACCTGCCCTCGCTGTCCCGCTTCGTGATGAACCGGCTGATGCAGCTGTCACTGGTGCGCAGCGTGAAATCCACCATCATTCTGGATGCGATAAAACACAGTAGCAAACTGCCGCTACAGCACGCACGCAGCTGAATCTCAACGGCGCACACGCTGCCAGCCCAGTAGCAGACCCAGCGCCAGGGTGCCTGCCACCATGCCCACCAGCACATCCAGCAAGGCCGGCAACAGCAAGCGGGCCAGCGCGCCTAACACCGGCAGATGCGACAGCGGGTGCACCAGCGCTTCGATACCATGGTGCAGCGCCGGCCAGCCATGGCTGATGATGCCGCCGCCCACCATGAACATGGCCACGGTTCCGACGATGGCCAGCGCCTTCATCAACCACGGCATGCCGCGAATCAGGCCGCGCCCCAGCATGCTGCACAGCGGTCCACCCAGACGCAGCAGGTAAAGGCCGATGTCGTCCAGCTTTACCAGCAGGCCGACAAAGCCATACACCCCAACGGTCATGATCAGCGCCACGCCGACCAGCACCACCAGTTGCGAAGTCAGGCTGGCAGCGGCGACCGTTCCCAGCGTGATGGCGATGATTTCGGCAGACAATACGAAGTCGGTGCGGATCGCTCCCTTCACCTTGTCCGCCTCGACCCGCAGCGGGTCGATGGCCGGGTCGGCCAGCATGGCTTCCAGCTCGGCCTCGTGTGCCACATCGTCTGCCTTGTCATGCAGCAAGGGGTGGGCCAGTTTTTCCATCCCCTCCAGGCAGAGGTAAAGCCCCCCCAGCATCAATAGCGGCATCACCGCCCAAGGGGCAAAGGCACTGAGCGCCAGGGCCAGCGGCACCAGAATGGCCTTGTTGCACAAGGACCCCTTGGCCACCGCCCACACCACCGGCAGTTCACGCTCGGCACGTACCCCGGACACCTGCTGCGCATTCAGCGCCAGGTCATCCCCCAGCACACCGGCAGTCTTGCGCGCGGCCACCTTGGTCATGGCCGCCACGTCATCCAGCACGGTGGCAATATCGTCAAGCAAAGTTAACAGGCTGGCTCCCGCCATGATTTTTCCTTCACATCCTGATGCAGCTGGCCCGGTGGGCCGCCACTGTTATTGGCAGCCGACATCGAGGCCGGCTGGTCCTGAGCGACAGGCCGGGTCATTGTAGCGGATGGAGGTGGCAGTGGCTCAGCCGCTGGCTTGCTCACCCGCCTGCGCGCTATCCGGCATGGGGGAGATATCGTGCAGCAGGCCGAAATCGACATGGTCTTCGCCATGCTCATCGGTATACAGCAAGTCCCGGTACTGGTAGTTCCAGCGAATGTCCTCATGCTGGAAGATATGCCGTGATGCCATGGGCTGACGGGTGATTTCATCACTGCCACTGATGGACAGGATAAACCCGGCCTGCAGCTGCGCCAGCTCCTCCGCACTGCGGCCAAACAGCGGGCTGTGCGCGTCGATCACATGCATCAAGGTCCAGCTCAGCACGAACATGGGATGATGCTGGCGCTGCAGATTGAGGTCGTGCAGCCGGCGCAGACGGGTGCCCTCGCTGCTGACCGTGTTCAGCAATAAGTGCAACTGGGCCTGGGCATCGACAATCACGTTCTGCCGCGCATTGGCCGCCCGTAGCATCAGCACCTGCTGGCCATCCATGGGGCGGATCACCGGATGGTGGGAAAACACGATGCGCGAGCGCGGCAAGGAAAAGCGGGCAAAGGTCACCCCGGTCACCAGCGCCAGGCTCATCATGCCGATGAAGATTTCCAGCATGCTCACTGCATGGGCGTATACCGTCTGCGGGTGCATGTCGCCATAACCCACCGTGGCCAGTGTTTCCACGCTAAAGAAAAATGCGCCGCGAAAATCCTGCGGGAACTGGTTGGCAATGCTGCCGGCCTCCAGCTGGTACAGGCCGGCAAACAGCAGGTTGAGCACGAAAAACAGCAGGGCGATGGCCACATAGAATTGTGGCCAGCTCATGGTCATGCTCACGTGATAGATATCGTGTGCCAGCCGCAGCGGCAATCGGTGCACATGAATGATGCGCCCGCCCACTTCCACCTGCCTTACCCTGCCGCGCTGCTGTTTCATCTGTCTGCCTCTTTTCCGGTTGCGGCCATTGTGTGCAGCCCGCCAGCCAGCGTCAATGCACGGCCAACCGCCGCATTTGGACGCAGCCGCCACCGCTCTGGCATGATGCCAGCCATGAGCGCCACTTCTGCCCTGATCCTGCTGCTACACATCAGCCTGCAATTGCTGCTGATCGTGCGCGTGCTGCTGCGCCCCTACCGCGACCCGGCCGCCCGCATCGCCTGGACGGTAGTCGTCGCTACCCTGCCCTTTGTCGGCATCACCGCCTATGTGCTGCTAGGCGAGGTCAGCATCGGCCGCCGCCGCATGACCAGGCTGGCGCGCATCCAGCAACAGCTGCCGCCATTGCCGGCGCTGGAGCAGACATGGCCCGTGCAGTCCCTGCCGGCGGATCAGGCCCAGCTATTTCATGTCGGCCAGTCCATCAGCGGCTTCGCCCCCTGCAGCGGCAACCGGGCACAGCTGCTGGCAGATTCCAATGCGGTCATCGACAGCATGGTGGCAGACATCGATGCCGCCCGCTCGCATGTGCATCTGCTGTTTTACATCTGGCTGCCCGACCACAACGGCAGCAAGATCGCGCAGGCGCTGATGCGCGCTGCCGCCCGTGGCGTGCACTGTCGCGCGATGGCGGACGATGTCGGCTCGCGCGATCTGCTGCACTCGCCGCTCTGGCAGCAGATGCAAGCCGCCGGCGTGCATCTGGCTATCGCCCTGCCAGTGGGTAATCCGCTGTTGCGTCCGTTCAGCGGCCGGATCGATCTGCGCGATCACCGCAAGATCGTGGTCATCGACCACTTCACCGGCTACTGTGGCAGCCAGAACTGTGCCGACCCGGAATTCCGCATCAAGCCGCGCTTTGCCCCGTGGGTGGATGCCGTCATCCGCATTGGCGGGCCGGTGGTGCAGCAGAACCAGCGGCTGTTCGCCACCGACTGGATGCTGGCCTGTCAGGAAGACCTCGGCCCCTTGCTGGCCGCCGCGCCACCGCCACCGCTGGCAACGGACGGGCCGCCGCTACTGGCCCAGGCCGTCGGCACCGGCCCCACCGCCCGTCACTCGGCCATGCCGGAACTGTTTGTGGCGCTGATATACAGCGCACGCCGCCAGCTCACCATCACCACGCCCTACTATGTCCCCAACGAAGCCCTGCAAAGCGCACTGTGCGCCGCCGCCCAGCGCGGGGTGGCCACTACCCTGCTGCTGCCGGCACGCAATGACTCGCTGGTAGTGAGTGCCGCCAGCCGCAGCTACTACGCCGAGCTGCTGGATGCCGGCGTGGTGATTGCCGAATTTCACGGCGGCCTGCTGCACAGCAAGCTGATGACGGTGGACGAGGACATCTGCCTGATCGGTTCGGCCAATCTGGACCGCCGCAGCTTCGAACTGAATTACGAAAACAATCTGCTGTGCCACAGCCGCGAGCTGACCGCCAGCTTACGCGAGCGCCAGCAGGCTTACCTGGCGCACTGCAGCCTGGTAAGCCCGGCCGAGGTGGCCGCCTGGCCGCTGCTGCGGCGGCTGTGGAACAACACGGTGGCCATGCTGGGGCCTTTGCTGTAAGGCAGTGCGACACACCCTGCCCAGTGGGGCAGAATACGTCACCATTACCACGATTGCCGGAAACCATCATGAGCCAGCCGCTGCACTTTCACTCCATCCACTACACTGCGCCGGATACCGGCCCCAGGCTGATTGTGCTGGGCGCGGTGCATGGCAATGAGACCTGCGGCAGTGCCGGCATCCGGCGCATCCAGGCTGAGCTGGAACAGGGACAGCTGCTATTGCAACGCGGCAGCCTGACGCTGGTGCCGGTAGTCAACACCCTTGCCTACCAGCGGGGGCAGCGCGGGGCCGACCGCAATCTCAACCGCAATCTGGCCCCGGTGGTCGCACCACAGGATTTTGAAGACCACGTCGCCAACTGGCTGTGCCCGCTGCTGGCCAGCCATGAGGTGCTGCTGGACCTGCACTCCTTCCAGTCGCCCGGCCAAGCCTTTGTCTTTATCGGCCCGCGCGACAACCAGAACAGCCTGGAAGCCTTTGCCCACGCAGCGCAAGAAGAAGCCCTGGCCGCACGGCTGGGCGTGGGCCGACTGGTGGATGGCTGGCTGTCGACTTATGCGCTGGGTGTGCAACGGCGGCTGGCGCTGTTCGGCCACAGTGAAAACCGCCAGCTACAGCTGAATATCGATGCCCGCTACGGCATGGGCACGACCGAATTCATGCGCGCCAACGGCGGCTGGGCGCTGACGCTGGAGTGCGGCCAGCACCTGGACCCGGCAGCCCCCGAGGTGGCTTATCAGGCCATTCGCAACACGCTGGCCCATTTGGGCATGGTGGCCGGCCCCGCGCCGGCAGCGCAGGCCGCCATGGAAACGCTGAGTCTGTACGAGGTGGTGGACAAGCTGCACGACGACGACTGCTTCAGCCGTGCCTTTGCCAGCTTCGACCCGATAGGCAAGGGCGAGCTGATCGGCCGGCGTCATGATGGCAGCCCGGTGCTGGCGCTGGACGATGGCTGCATCGTGTTTCCCAATCCGGCCGCGCAGACCGGGCAGGAGTGGTTTTATCTGGCACGGCCCAGCCAGCGGCTGGGATAGTACCCGCTACTCAAAGCCGGCCGGCCGCGCCAAACAGCCCCGGCACAGTGTTTTCCTGTTCAAAGCGCAGCAGCGCCGACTTCAGCGGCAAACCGCCGGCATAACCGGTGAGGCTGCCATCAGCCCCCAGCACGCGGTGGCAAGGCACGATCAGTGCAATCGGGTTGGTGGCATTGGCCCGCCCCACGGCACGGGCAGCACCGGGCTTGCCCAGTGCCAGCGCCAGTTCGCCATAACTCATGGTTTCGCCATAGGGAATGCAGCACAAGGCCGCCCATACTTGCTGCTGAAAAGCCGTACCGCGTGCCGCCAGCGGGATATCAAAACTGCGTCGCTCGCCACGCTCGTACTCGTGCAGCTGGCGTGCCACTTCGGCCACGGCGGCATCATCGCGCCGGCTGCCCGATAGCTGCGCCCGCTGCAACTCCTGTTCCAGATGAAAATCCAGCCGCAATAGCCGGCCCTGTAAATCCAGCCACACCATGGCCGGGCCAAAACGGGTGGCCACCACGCCATGGCAGGCCGCATGCAGCGGCGCCTGCAACACGGCTGCGGCGGCATCATCGGCGGCCGGTGGCAGTGCCACAGGCGGCGTGTCACTCCACAAGCCACCCTGGGCAAACAGCGGTGCAGCCGGGGGGCGGTGGCAGGTCGCCGAGTCGGTGGCCTGGGCCACACTCTCCGGCGCAGGCGCGCTAAACAGATCGGGAGCGGAATATTTCATGTGTTCTCCGTAAGGCTGGCCCACAAATGCAGGGTGGCCAGGCTGCGACAAGGGGCGAATGCCTGCATCAGCTGTTCGGTCTGGCGGGCATCTGGCCGCTGTGGCAGGGCATGAAAACGTTGCAGGGCGGTAGCCAGGCCACTGTCACCGATGGGGGCGCAATCGGCAAAACCCAGCCCGCGCAGCATGACATAACGTGCCGTCCACGGCCCGACCCCATGCAGCGCCAGCAACTGGCGTTCGGCCTCGCTTGCACTCTGCCCGGCTAGTGCCGCCAGCGGCAGGCTGCCATCCAGCACGGCACGCGCCGCGCCCAGCAGATAAGCGGCCTTGGAGCGGGAAAACCGCTGGCCGGTGAGCTGCTCCGGCTGCAGGGCCGCCACCTCGGTCGGGCCGGGATGGGCCAGCAGCGTGCTGCCGGCAATCGGCAGGCCGGCCAGCTGAATCAGGCTGCGCCGCAGTGCGGTAGCAAAGGAAAGATTGATTTGCTGGCCGATGATAGCCCAGCACAAGGCTTCGAAGGGCTCGGCGGTCAGCGGCAGCCACAAAGCAGGCCGGCCACCCAGCAGCCGCGCCACCGCAGGCTGACTGTCTGCCAGTGCTTGCCAGCGTTCGCGCTGGCCATCCAGCCCCAGCATGCGGCGCACCACTGACTCTGCCTCATTCAGTACCAGCGGCCAGTCCAGCAGCGCCGACCCGCTGAAAACAACATGCACACAGCCGGGATCAAACTCCAGCTGCAGCAAGAGCGGCGCACCGTGCAGCAACAAGCCTTTTTGCAGATAATTTCCCTGCCAGCACTCGGCCGGCCCAGCCGGATCGCGGCCGTGATAGGCCAGCGCCGTGGCAGCGTGATAATCCGCCGGCAAGGGCAAGGTAAAACCATGCTGCGCCACCACCTGTTGCATAAAGTCTCCGGCCATGCGGCCAGAATGGCCGTCAGCCCTGCATTATCGCGCAGAAGCCGCCAGACCACACCCTGCGGATTGCGCTGCAATTCGTCCAATCAGCAGCCCCCCGGCAGTCCGATGATGCGCAAGACAAGCGCCATCAAACACGGCAT is from Aquitalea aquatilis and encodes:
- a CDS encoding succinylglutamate desuccinylase/aspartoacylase domain-containing protein, with the protein product MSQPLHFHSIHYTAPDTGPRLIVLGAVHGNETCGSAGIRRIQAELEQGQLLLQRGSLTLVPVVNTLAYQRGQRGADRNLNRNLAPVVAPQDFEDHVANWLCPLLASHEVLLDLHSFQSPGQAFVFIGPRDNQNSLEAFAHAAQEEALAARLGVGRLVDGWLSTYALGVQRRLALFGHSENRQLQLNIDARYGMGTTEFMRANGGWALTLECGQHLDPAAPEVAYQAIRNTLAHLGMVAGPAPAAQAAMETLSLYEVVDKLHDDDCFSRAFASFDPIGKGELIGRRHDGSPVLALDDGCIVFPNPAAQTGQEWFYLARPSQRLG
- a CDS encoding methylated-DNA--[protein]-cysteine S-methyltransferase; this encodes MKYSAPDLFSAPAPESVAQATDSATCHRPPAAPLFAQGGLWSDTPPVALPPAADDAAAAVLQAPLHAACHGVVATRFGPAMVWLDLQGRLLRLDFHLEQELQRAQLSGSRRDDAAVAEVARQLHEYERGERRSFDIPLAARGTAFQQQVWAALCCIPYGETMSYGELALALGKPGAARAVGRANATNPIALIVPCHRVLGADGSLTGYAGGLPLKSALLRFEQENTVPGLFGAAGRL
- the phhA gene encoding phenylalanine 4-monooxygenase; amino-acid sequence: MNDRSDFVVPDITTRKNQGLRHDPVDYTLPQPLERYSAEDHATWATLYRRQCAMLPGRACDEFMQGLQQLEVDADRVPDFARLNEKLLAATGWRMVAVPGLIPDDVFFEHLANRRFPVTWWLREPHQLDYLQEPDVFHDLFGHVPLLINPVFADYLQAYGQGGMKAKNLGFLPVLARLYWYTVEFGLINTPEGMRIYGAGILSSKSESLYCLDSASPNRIGFDLQRLMRTRYRIDTFQKSYFVIDSFQQLFEATAVDFTPIYQALQALPTLGAGDVDAADKVFHIGNQEGWADTDDL
- a CDS encoding ion channel, which translates into the protein MKQQRGRVRQVEVGGRIIHVHRLPLRLAHDIYHVSMTMSWPQFYVAIALLFFVLNLLFAGLYQLEAGSIANQFPQDFRGAFFFSVETLATVGYGDMHPQTVYAHAVSMLEIFIGMMSLALVTGVTFARFSLPRSRIVFSHHPVIRPMDGQQVLMLRAANARQNVIVDAQAQLHLLLNTVSSEGTRLRRLHDLNLQRQHHPMFVLSWTLMHVIDAHSPLFGRSAEELAQLQAGFILSISGSDEITRQPMASRHIFQHEDIRWNYQYRDLLYTDEHGEDHVDFGLLHDISPMPDSAQAGEQASG
- a CDS encoding DNA-3-methyladenine glycosylase family protein, which codes for MQQVVAQHGFTLPLPADYHAATALAYHGRDPAGPAECWQGNYLQKGLLLHGAPLLLQLEFDPGCVHVVFSGSALLDWPLVLNEAESVVRRMLGLDGQRERWQALADSQPAVARLLGGRPALWLPLTAEPFEALCWAIIGQQINLSFATALRRSLIQLAGLPIAGSTLLAHPGPTEVAALQPEQLTGQRFSRSKAAYLLGAARAVLDGSLPLAALAGQSASEAERQLLALHGVGPWTARYVMLRGLGFADCAPIGDSGLATALQRFHALPQRPDARQTEQLMQAFAPCRSLATLHLWASLTENT
- a CDS encoding diguanylate cyclase is translated as MLETATFNELKISGNLPSPKGSVLKVMQLSEHNNVPLPELIAVLNTDPVMIGRLLKVANSAAFLRSRPAVALTPDVLMAIGLNAVHQVALTFALVAEHRRGQCRQFDYDHYWSRALACGTAMQLLGSQQRLAPPGELFTIGMLSSIGQLAMATLHPESYGELIASHGGPYAPVLARLEADQFGYHHLDIASALLRDWGLPKMFCDAVTLHEEADAASASDGSRAARLALCLRLAAQVADLCFLDGEARLHAYETVKKQAAKMEIDPSHFPRLCDEVVREWREWNAQLAITTPEVESFALLERRNSMVPRLPEAEEEQEALHILVVEDEPSQRMMLQRLLQILGHKVEVAADGQEAYDIVLDKRPQLVITDLAMPGLDGLQLIRRLRAIPEGRQLYIIVLTILDDEDNLAEVFSSGADDFISKPIPPRILQARLKAGQRIIQEQRSLRQEQEMLRRHLEELSIDNQLAQEAAQTDGLTGLYNRRYAMRYLPQIWDEARLSQQALSALMLDIDHFKVVNDDHGHDVGDIILQEFAGILRLFCRRSDIICRFGGEEFLIILPDTRLSTAIQVAERIRSTLANRSMVASGLALSLTVSIGVAEKKPAQANVEALIKAADQALYQAKRTGRNRVEAAL
- the cls gene encoding cardiolipin synthase, whose protein sequence is MSATSALILLLHISLQLLLIVRVLLRPYRDPAARIAWTVVVATLPFVGITAYVLLGEVSIGRRRMTRLARIQQQLPPLPALEQTWPVQSLPADQAQLFHVGQSISGFAPCSGNRAQLLADSNAVIDSMVADIDAARSHVHLLFYIWLPDHNGSKIAQALMRAAARGVHCRAMADDVGSRDLLHSPLWQQMQAAGVHLAIALPVGNPLLRPFSGRIDLRDHRKIVVIDHFTGYCGSQNCADPEFRIKPRFAPWVDAVIRIGGPVVQQNQRLFATDWMLACQEDLGPLLAAAPPPPLATDGPPLLAQAVGTGPTARHSAMPELFVALIYSARRQLTITTPYYVPNEALQSALCAAAQRGVATTLLLPARNDSLVVSAASRSYYAELLDAGVVIAEFHGGLLHSKLMTVDEDICLIGSANLDRRSFELNYENNLLCHSRELTASLRERQQAYLAHCSLVSPAEVAAWPLLRRLWNNTVAMLGPLL
- a CDS encoding Lrp/AsnC family transcriptional regulator; translation: MELDRFDWQILQALQQDARSTHQKLAQQIALSASQIGRRIQRMEEHGVVQGYQVSILPEKIGLSVMAFAHVSLERHSESSLREFAQAIDALPEVLECYATAGEADYLLRIVVEDLPSLSRFVMNRLMQLSLVRSVKSTIILDAIKHSSKLPLQHARS
- a CDS encoding DUF808 domain-containing protein translates to MAGASLLTLLDDIATVLDDVAAMTKVAARKTAGVLGDDLALNAQQVSGVRAERELPVVWAVAKGSLCNKAILVPLALALSAFAPWAVMPLLMLGGLYLCLEGMEKLAHPLLHDKADDVAHEAELEAMLADPAIDPLRVEADKVKGAIRTDFVLSAEIIAITLGTVAAASLTSQLVVLVGVALIMTVGVYGFVGLLVKLDDIGLYLLRLGGPLCSMLGRGLIRGMPWLMKALAIVGTVAMFMVGGGIISHGWPALHHGIEALVHPLSHLPVLGALARLLLPALLDVLVGMVAGTLALGLLLGWQRVRR